A genomic segment from Neisseria perflava encodes:
- a CDS encoding thermonuclease family protein, whose protein sequence is MQISKIIKWLPVVVSVLGALGYSSRDTEVIRTGVSVAATLAQGDNIGLEKVNEWLGENVVKATSDTKAEAKPKPEQKQKSSRQSYTYNGKIIKIHDGDTMHIIDSDGRKHKIRMAYVDAPEINQAYGTQSRDNLIDAALHKKAKVRVFEADRYQREVAQVSVGTIDLNLMQIRDGAAWHYESYAKKQQSKTAYTDYSAAQKQAKEKRKGLWKKDNPQAPWQFRRQNHEQQNGNKKQSDKQWFGIW, encoded by the coding sequence ATGCAAATCAGTAAAATTATAAAATGGTTGCCTGTTGTTGTATCCGTTTTGGGCGCACTTGGTTACAGTTCACGTGATACTGAGGTGATTCGTACAGGGGTAAGCGTTGCTGCAACATTGGCACAAGGCGACAATATCGGTTTAGAAAAGGTCAATGAATGGCTGGGTGAAAATGTCGTCAAAGCCACATCTGACACTAAAGCCGAAGCTAAACCCAAACCGGAACAAAAACAAAAGTCATCGCGACAATCCTACACATACAACGGAAAAATCATCAAAATCCATGATGGCGATACCATGCACATTATCGATAGCGACGGCAGGAAACACAAAATCCGCATGGCATATGTCGATGCGCCGGAAATCAACCAGGCTTATGGTACGCAATCACGAGACAATCTGATTGATGCAGCATTGCATAAAAAAGCCAAAGTCCGCGTGTTTGAAGCCGACCGCTACCAGCGCGAAGTTGCCCAAGTATCAGTCGGCACGATTGATTTGAATTTGATGCAAATACGGGATGGCGCCGCATGGCATTATGAAAGTTATGCCAAAAAACAACAAAGTAAAACCGCTTACACCGACTATTCGGCAGCACAAAAACAAGCCAAGGAAAAGCGTAAAGGCTTATGGAAAAAAGACAATCCGCAAGCACCTTGGCAATTTCGCCGTCAAAACCACGAGCAGCAGAACGGCAATAAAAAGCAGTCTGATAAACAATGGTTTGGGATTTGGTAG
- the rpiA gene encoding ribose-5-phosphate isomerase RpiA — translation MATQDELKRIAAEKAVEFVPENEYIGIGTGSTINFFIEALGKSGKKIKGAVSTSKKSSELLAKYEIPEVSLNEVMGLAIYVDGADEVNHALQMIKGGGGAHLNEKIVASASDKFVCIADESKYVSRLGKFPLPVEVVENARSLVSRKLLAMGGQPELRVGYTTFYGNQIVDVHGLNIDQALKMEDEINKITGVLENGIFARDAADVLVLGTAEGAKVILPCQD, via the coding sequence ATGGCAACTCAAGACGAACTTAAACGCATTGCCGCCGAAAAAGCGGTGGAATTTGTTCCTGAAAACGAATACATCGGTATCGGTACCGGCTCTACCATCAACTTTTTTATTGAAGCTTTGGGTAAAAGCGGTAAGAAAATTAAGGGTGCCGTGTCTACTTCTAAAAAATCCAGCGAGCTTTTGGCAAAATACGAGATTCCAGAAGTTTCACTGAATGAAGTGATGGGATTGGCGATTTATGTTGACGGCGCAGACGAAGTCAACCACGCGCTGCAAATGATTAAAGGCGGCGGCGGTGCGCATTTGAACGAAAAAATCGTGGCCAGCGCATCCGATAAATTTGTCTGTATCGCCGATGAAAGCAAATATGTTTCTCGTTTGGGTAAATTCCCATTGCCGGTAGAAGTGGTTGAAAATGCCCGTTCGCTGGTGTCGCGCAAACTGCTTGCCATGGGCGGACAGCCTGAGTTGCGTGTCGGCTATACTACTTTCTATGGCAACCAAATCGTTGATGTTCACGGCCTCAATATCGACCAAGCCCTGAAAATGGAAGACGAAATCAATAAAATCACTGGCGTACTCGAAAACGGTATTTTTGCCCGCGATGCCGCAGATGTGTTGGTTTTGGGTACGGCAGAAGGCGCAAAAGTCATCCTGCCTTGTCAGGATTAA
- the ispF gene encoding 2-C-methyl-D-erythritol 2,4-cyclodiphosphate synthase codes for MNIRIGQGYDVHQLVEGRDLILGGVNIPFEKGLLGHSDADALLHAITDALLGAAGLGDIGSHFPDTAAEFKDADSRVLLREAYQSVQKLGWKVVNVDTTVIAQKPKLAPHIPAMRANIAADLGLPANCVNIKGKTNEKLGYLGRMEAIEAQAAVLLIKA; via the coding sequence ATGAATATCCGTATCGGACAGGGCTACGATGTCCATCAGTTGGTCGAAGGGCGAGATTTGATACTCGGCGGCGTCAACATTCCGTTTGAAAAAGGCTTGCTGGGTCATTCAGATGCCGATGCGCTCTTGCATGCGATTACCGATGCCCTGTTGGGTGCGGCCGGTTTGGGCGATATCGGCAGCCATTTTCCTGATACTGCCGCCGAGTTCAAAGATGCCGACAGCCGTGTGCTGTTGCGTGAGGCTTATCAAAGCGTGCAGAAATTGGGTTGGAAGGTGGTTAATGTCGATACGACCGTGATTGCGCAAAAGCCAAAACTTGCGCCGCATATTCCGGCAATGCGCGCTAATATCGCCGCAGATTTGGGTTTGCCTGCAAACTGCGTGAATATCAAGGGCAAAACCAACGAAAAACTTGGCTATCTGGGACGTATGGAAGCCATTGAAGCGCAAGCGGCAGTATTGCTGATTAAAGCCTAA
- the ispD gene encoding 2-C-methyl-D-erythritol 4-phosphate cytidylyltransferase has product MIRRNIALIPAAGVGARFGAGKPKQYVEINGKTVLQHTIEIFEQHSRIDLIAVILLPEDSVFQTALSEKVRVFRVGGASRAETVRNGVSVLLEQGLAEAQDNILVHDAARCCLPAEALTRLLDEAGENDEGGILAIPVADTLKRSDGNHHIDETVARAGLWQAQTPQLFQTALLHRALSVDDLSEITDEASAVEKLGIRPRLVQGDTRNLKLTLPQDEYIVRLLLKAV; this is encoded by the coding sequence ATGATACGCCGCAATATCGCTTTGATTCCTGCTGCCGGTGTGGGAGCGCGATTTGGTGCAGGAAAACCAAAACAATATGTTGAAATAAATGGTAAAACCGTATTGCAACATACCATAGAAATTTTTGAGCAACACTCCCGCATAGATTTAATTGCCGTTATTCTTTTGCCGGAAGATTCGGTTTTTCAGACGGCCCTGTCTGAGAAAGTGCGCGTTTTTCGAGTAGGCGGCGCAAGTCGTGCCGAAACGGTACGCAATGGTGTGTCCGTTTTATTGGAGCAAGGTTTGGCCGAGGCGCAAGACAATATTTTGGTTCATGATGCTGCACGCTGTTGCCTGCCTGCCGAAGCGTTAACGCGTTTGCTTGATGAGGCGGGTGAGAATGATGAAGGCGGTATTTTGGCCATACCGGTGGCCGATACGCTCAAGCGCTCAGACGGCAATCATCATATTGATGAAACCGTTGCGCGCGCAGGATTATGGCAGGCGCAAACGCCGCAGCTTTTTCAGACGGCCTTATTACACCGTGCTTTATCGGTTGATGATTTAAGTGAGATTACGGATGAAGCGTCAGCGGTTGAAAAACTGGGTATCCGGCCACGCTTGGTGCAGGGCGATACGCGCAATTTAAAATTGACGCTGCCGCAAGACGAATACATTGTCAGATTGTTGCTCAAGGCCGTCTGA
- the dnaQ gene encoding DNA polymerase III subunit epsilon: MSQRQIILDTETTGLYPENGDRLVEFAGLEMINRQMTDSNLHLYIHPERDMPEEAAKVHGLTIEVLEAKNAPPFAQVGKQIADFIRGAELIIHNAKFDVGFLNMEFRRMGLPSIEELGCKVTDTLAMAREMFPGQKASLDALCNRFSVDRSKRVLHGALIDCELLGEVYLAMTRQQFDLMGGETEEEGEVKQTVIAETKRTSQLKVIKANADELAAHEKYLDDLGEACVWRKAETSDEANAGASA; this comes from the coding sequence ATGAGCCAACGTCAGATTATCCTCGATACGGAGACCACGGGTCTTTATCCTGAAAACGGCGACCGTCTGGTCGAATTTGCCGGCTTGGAAATGATCAACCGCCAAATGACCGACTCCAACCTTCATTTATATATCCATCCCGAACGCGATATGCCGGAGGAAGCGGCGAAGGTGCATGGTTTGACGATTGAAGTATTGGAAGCGAAGAATGCGCCGCCGTTTGCCCAAGTGGGTAAACAGATTGCTGACTTTATACGTGGTGCAGAGCTGATTATCCATAATGCCAAGTTTGACGTCGGCTTCCTGAATATGGAATTTCGCCGCATGGGCTTGCCTTCTATTGAGGAACTGGGTTGTAAAGTGACCGACACGCTGGCTATGGCACGTGAAATGTTTCCGGGACAAAAGGCAAGCTTGGATGCGTTGTGTAACCGCTTTTCCGTTGACCGCAGCAAACGGGTTTTGCACGGCGCTCTAATCGACTGCGAGCTTTTGGGTGAAGTCTATCTTGCCATGACGCGTCAGCAGTTCGATCTGATGGGCGGTGAGACGGAAGAAGAGGGCGAAGTCAAACAAACCGTTATTGCGGAAACCAAACGTACCTCGCAGTTGAAAGTCATCAAAGCCAATGCGGACGAGCTGGCGGCACATGAAAAATATTTGGACGATTTGGGCGAAGCGTGTGTATGGCGCAAGGCCGAAACTTCTGATGAGGCTAATGCCGGAGCGTCAGCATGA
- a CDS encoding 16S rRNA pseudouridine(516) synthase: MQLLKYIQSQGLGSRKQCQWLIDNDCIAINGEIHNRAKDDIDPSQVHTLSVDGEEIAAVPMPYFYILLHKPADYETSHKPQQYPSIFSLFPDHMRNIDMQAVGRLDADTTGIILITNDGQFNHRVTSPKHKVPKLYRVTLKHPADDTLCTALKNGVLLHDDNETVAAAEAVLTDPTTLMMTITEGKYHQVKRMVAAAGNRVEQLHREKFGNWNVDDLAAGEWKFIQI; this comes from the coding sequence ATGCAACTGCTCAAATACATCCAATCGCAAGGCCTCGGCAGCCGCAAGCAATGCCAATGGCTGATAGACAATGACTGCATTGCCATCAACGGCGAAATCCATAATCGTGCCAAAGACGATATTGATCCGTCTCAAGTGCACACCCTGTCTGTTGACGGCGAAGAAATTGCCGCCGTCCCCATGCCCTATTTTTATATCCTGCTTCATAAGCCTGCAGATTACGAGACTTCGCACAAACCTCAGCAATATCCAAGCATCTTCAGCCTTTTTCCCGACCACATGCGCAATATCGATATGCAGGCAGTCGGCCGCTTGGATGCAGACACAACCGGCATTATTCTGATTACCAACGACGGCCAATTTAACCACCGCGTTACCTCGCCCAAACACAAAGTTCCGAAGCTCTACCGCGTCACTTTGAAACATCCTGCCGACGATACCCTTTGCACTGCGCTGAAAAACGGCGTCCTCCTGCATGACGATAATGAAACCGTCGCCGCGGCCGAAGCAGTATTGACCGACCCAACCACATTGATGATGACCATTACCGAGGGTAAATACCATCAGGTCAAACGCATGGTTGCAGCCGCAGGCAACCGTGTCGAGCAGCTCCACCGTGAGAAATTCGGCAACTGGAATGTCGATGATTTAGCCGCCGGAGAATGGAAATTTATCCAAATCTAA
- a CDS encoding sodium-dependent transporter, translating into MSSNQPRQTWSNRLTYILTVAGATVGFGATWRFPYLVGENGGGAYVFLFCIAMLVIGIPMILVENVIGRRKGVNALDAFGGTMNGKPVAKVWKLVGWMGLLGAFGIMAYYMVLGGWVISYIVNIIGGNLDISSPVSGEVTKSFFTEHIENSPWEIAFYTFLFVVVNQWILVKGVIGGIEKAAKYLMPLLFLFLIAMVVRNVTLPGAMEGITFYLKPDFSKITAELFVFVLGQVFFALSLGFGVMITLSSYLDKNEDLVQTAVITAITNTLIAVLAGFMIFPSLFSFGVAPNSGPTLVFQSLPIVFSNMWAGPVFAVIFFSLLLIAALTTSLTIYEVLITTIQEKTKIRRAAAITIVLAGIFIFGNIPSILSYGPWKDISVFGKNIFDAFDYISGNILFMLTALGSALFVGFVMKDEAKDELLYKGNHTTVNIWFAYVKYLVPLVILLIFISNLF; encoded by the coding sequence ATGTCTTCCAATCAACCCCGTCAAACCTGGTCCAACCGTTTGACTTACATCCTTACCGTTGCCGGCGCGACTGTCGGCTTTGGCGCAACATGGCGTTTCCCGTATTTGGTTGGTGAAAACGGCGGCGGCGCGTATGTGTTTTTGTTCTGTATCGCCATGCTGGTCATCGGTATTCCAATGATTTTGGTGGAAAATGTCATCGGTCGCCGCAAAGGCGTGAACGCGCTGGATGCGTTTGGCGGCACAATGAATGGCAAACCCGTTGCCAAAGTTTGGAAATTGGTCGGTTGGATGGGCCTGCTCGGCGCATTCGGCATCATGGCCTATTACATGGTGCTCGGCGGCTGGGTTATCAGCTACATCGTCAATATCATCGGCGGTAATTTGGACATTTCCAGCCCTGTTTCCGGCGAAGTCACCAAAAGCTTCTTTACCGAACACATCGAAAACAGCCCTTGGGAAATTGCTTTCTACACCTTCCTATTTGTGGTTGTGAACCAATGGATCTTGGTCAAAGGCGTGATCGGCGGTATTGAAAAAGCGGCAAAATACCTGATGCCTTTGCTGTTTTTATTCCTGATTGCCATGGTTGTGCGCAACGTTACCCTACCGGGCGCAATGGAAGGCATTACCTTCTATCTGAAACCTGACTTCAGCAAAATTACTGCCGAACTGTTCGTCTTCGTTTTAGGACAAGTGTTCTTCGCCTTGAGCTTGGGTTTCGGCGTGATGATTACATTATCCAGCTATCTGGATAAAAATGAAGATCTGGTTCAGACGGCCGTAATTACCGCGATTACCAACACTTTGATTGCCGTGTTGGCCGGCTTTATGATTTTCCCTTCCCTCTTCAGCTTTGGCGTTGCCCCTAACTCCGGCCCGACGTTGGTGTTCCAAAGCCTGCCGATCGTGTTCTCCAATATGTGGGCAGGCCCCGTGTTTGCAGTAATTTTCTTCTCACTGCTTCTGATTGCCGCGCTGACCACTTCTCTGACCATTTATGAAGTGTTGATTACAACTATTCAGGAGAAAACCAAAATCCGCCGCGCAGCCGCGATTACCATCGTACTGGCAGGGATTTTTATCTTCGGCAATATCCCGTCCATCTTGAGCTACGGCCCATGGAAAGATATTTCCGTGTTTGGTAAAAACATTTTTGACGCCTTTGACTATATCAGCGGCAACATCCTGTTTATGCTGACCGCACTTGGCTCTGCCTTATTTGTTGGCTTCGTGATGAAAGATGAAGCGAAGGACGAATTGCTCTACAAAGGCAACCATACCACCGTCAATATCTGGTTTGCCTATGTGAAATACCTCGTGCCGTTGGTGATTCTGCTGATTTTCATCAGCAACCTGTTCTGA
- the dld gene encoding D-lactate dehydrogenase: MNATQLISRLTQTVGEKYIITDPAKTEQYRQGYRFGEGKALAVVRPGTVLEMWQILQACVEADVIVITQAANTGLTGGSTPDGNDYDRDIVIVNTMRLNIIQPINNNEQVVCLPGSTLNQLELLLKPLGREPHSVIGSSCIGASVLGGVCNNSGGALVQRGPAYTEMALFAQINEEGKLELVNHLGIDLGETPEEILTNLQGFHYQRKDIAQDAGKGHDHAYCDHVRQVNEPTAARFNADPARHYEASGCAGKLMVFAVRLDTFPQEKQTAVFYIGTNDINELTDIRRAALSEFKNLPISGEYIHRHAFDIAAVYGKDTFYIIKTFGTHQLPKLFDLKARVDRFSKKISFLPKHFSDKFMQLISKILPDHLPKSMRNYRDKYEHHLILKMGGEGVEEARAFLKEYFATHGGAFFECNAEETQAAMLHRFAVASAAIRYRAVHDDEVEDLVALDIALRRDDRDWFETLPPEIDNKIIHKLYYGHFMCHVFHQDYIIKKGNDCMALEHEMLHLLDQRGAQYPAEHNVGHLYEAKPALKQFYKKLDPTNSFNPGIGKTSKKKNWAE, from the coding sequence ATGAATGCTACACAATTAATCAGTCGGCTGACGCAAACCGTCGGCGAAAAATATATCATCACAGACCCGGCAAAAACTGAACAATACCGTCAAGGCTACCGTTTTGGCGAGGGCAAGGCGCTAGCTGTTGTCCGTCCGGGTACGGTTTTGGAAATGTGGCAAATCTTGCAGGCGTGTGTTGAGGCTGATGTTATCGTGATTACGCAGGCCGCCAATACCGGTTTGACTGGCGGCTCGACTCCTGACGGCAATGATTACGACCGCGATATCGTGATTGTGAATACCATGCGTCTGAACATCATTCAGCCGATCAACAATAACGAACAGGTTGTCTGCCTGCCCGGTTCTACCTTGAATCAATTGGAGCTGCTGCTGAAACCTTTAGGCCGTGAGCCGCACTCAGTGATCGGTTCGTCCTGTATCGGCGCATCTGTATTGGGTGGCGTATGTAATAACTCGGGTGGCGCACTGGTACAGCGTGGCCCGGCTTATACGGAAATGGCCCTGTTTGCGCAAATCAACGAAGAGGGCAAACTGGAGCTGGTCAACCATTTGGGCATTGATTTGGGCGAAACCCCTGAAGAAATTTTGACCAACTTGCAAGGTTTCCATTATCAGCGAAAAGACATTGCGCAAGATGCCGGCAAAGGGCATGACCATGCGTACTGCGATCATGTCCGCCAAGTGAATGAACCGACTGCCGCCCGTTTTAATGCCGACCCTGCGCGTCACTACGAAGCATCAGGTTGCGCGGGCAAGCTGATGGTGTTTGCCGTACGCTTGGATACGTTCCCGCAAGAAAAACAGACTGCCGTCTTCTATATCGGCACCAATGATATTAATGAGCTGACCGATATTCGTCGTGCCGCTTTGAGCGAGTTTAAAAACCTGCCTATTTCCGGTGAGTATATCCATCGTCATGCTTTTGATATTGCTGCCGTTTATGGTAAAGATACTTTTTATATCATCAAGACGTTCGGTACCCACCAACTTCCGAAACTGTTTGATCTGAAAGCCCGTGTGGATAGATTCAGCAAAAAGATAAGTTTCTTACCAAAACACTTCTCTGATAAATTCATGCAACTGATCAGTAAGATTTTGCCCGATCACTTGCCGAAGTCTATGCGCAACTATCGGGATAAATATGAACATCACCTGATTTTAAAAATGGGTGGCGAGGGCGTAGAAGAGGCGCGTGCTTTCTTGAAGGAATATTTTGCAACTCATGGTGGCGCATTCTTTGAATGTAATGCCGAAGAAACGCAGGCGGCCATGTTGCATCGTTTCGCCGTGGCTTCTGCCGCGATCCGCTATCGTGCCGTGCATGATGATGAGGTAGAAGATTTAGTTGCGCTCGATATTGCCTTGCGCCGTGATGACCGTGATTGGTTTGAAACACTGCCGCCGGAAATCGACAATAAAATCATCCATAAATTGTATTACGGACATTTTATGTGTCATGTGTTCCATCAGGACTACATCATTAAAAAAGGCAACGACTGCATGGCCTTGGAACATGAAATGCTCCATCTGCTTGACCAACGTGGTGCGCAATATCCTGCCGAACACAATGTCGGTCATCTGTATGAAGCCAAGCCTGCGCTGAAACAGTTCTATAAAAAACTTGATCCGACCAACAGCTTCAACCCTGGTATCGGTAAAACCAGTAAGAAGAAAAACTGGGCTGAATAA